The Methanothrix soehngenii GP6 genome has a window encoding:
- a CDS encoding KEOPS complex subunit Pcc1: MIHARLVLLAEAGEDMEMVGRSIEPDNLPNMNLLIDKRSLSLQFSIEKPGTLLTTMDDLLMNIKIAKETLSVAEDR, translated from the coding sequence ATGATTCATGCCCGGCTGGTCCTCTTGGCAGAGGCGGGAGAGGATATGGAGATGGTCGGCAGATCGATTGAGCCGGACAACCTGCCCAATATGAATCTGTTGATCGATAAGAGAAGCCTCTCCCTGCAGTTCTCAATCGAGAAGCCCGGCACTCTGCTCACCACCATGGATGACCTATTAATGAACATTAAAATAGCAAAAGAGACGCTATCTGTTGCGGAGGATAGATGA